From the genome of bacterium HR11:
GCGGTATCTCCTGCGGGACCTGCCGCCGACGGCCCGATGCCTGGAACTCGGCTGTGCGAAGGGGGCCCTCAGTTACTTCTTGCGGCAGATGGGCGGCTGGTGGGTCTCGGCCGATCTGGATACCGTCCACGTCCAAGAGACCCGCCGGGTCGTCGGGACCGACGTCGTCCAGGTCGATACCCGGGGTCTACCCTTCCGGCCCGAGAGCTTCGACGTCGTGGTCTCGCTGGATTACATGGAGCATATCGAAGACGACCGGGCGTGTCTGGACGAGCTCTGTAGCCTGGTGAAACCCGGCGGTCGTCTGATCATCGGCACGCCCTGCACGGGCCGTCTGTATCTCCTGAATCGAATCAAGCCTCGGCTGGGCCTCCGGCTGGAACACTACGGCCACGTCCGGGAGGGCTACCGCCCGGAAGACTTGTACCAGGCCCTCCTGTACCGGGGCTTCGAGGTCGAGCGGGTCGTGACCTATGCCCGGTTCCTGACCGAGGGCATCGAAATGCTGATGAACTGGTATTATGTCCGGAAGCAACGGCGGCGTGCGTCGCCCATCCG
Proteins encoded in this window:
- the ubiG_3 gene encoding Ubiquinone biosynthesis O-methyltransferase, which produces MNSKVAPTSEPWQVRLARYSFKKREKLAILRYLLRDLPPTARCLELGCAKGALSYFLRQMGGWWVSADLDTVHVQETRRVVGTDVVQVDTRGLPFRPESFDVVVSLDYMEHIEDDRACLDELCSLVKPGGRLIIGTPCTGRLYLLNRIKPRLGLRLEHYGHVREGYRPEDLYQALLYRGFEVERVVTYARFLTEGIEMLMNWYYVRKQRRRASPIRGTPRDGVIAPTSEADFQTLEGAFRWYRRVYPLLWALTRLDYLAFPLRGYALIISARKLGTPMWVRFHEARKNADLGRQSANP